Proteins found in one Muntiacus reevesi chromosome 2, mMunRee1.1, whole genome shotgun sequence genomic segment:
- the NUPR2 gene encoding nuclear protein 2 yields the protein MDRAVPTVQPRAQPPPPDVGPPVGSEEEFYDCPDYYYLRDFPACGAGRIKGRTRRERELRTNWLVPGGHERKIAQKLLNSQRKRRQRQLQPRPRNRLT from the coding sequence ATGGACCGGGCGGTTCCCACTGTCCAACCTCGAGCCCAGCCCCCGCCACCCGACGTGGGGCCGCCGGTGGGCTCCGAGGAGGAGTTCTATGACTGCCCGGATTACTACTACCTGCGCGACTTCCCAGCCTGCGGGGCCGGTCGCATTAAGGGCCGGACTCGGCGCGAGCGAGAACTGCGTACCAACTGGCTGGTGCCCGGCGGCCACGAGCGCAAGATCGCGCAGAAGCTTCTGAACAGCCAGCGCAAGCGTCGCCAGCGCCAGCTGCAGCCCCGGCCGCGCAACCGTCTCACCTGA